ATCTGCTCGCGGGCGAAGTCATGGCCGACAAGAAGGAGTCACCCCCGGTCTCCTCGGGTGCTCCCGATGGCACGAAAGAGCCTCCTCCTCCGGTCCGGATCAACCTGGAGAGCCTGAAGCTCAGCCAGGCGGAACACTCCTTCATCCGCCACGCCGCTCCGTTGCTGGGTCGCTCGCCGCGTGCGCTGAAACGCTTCGTGAACGTCTACCACTTCATCAAGGCGGGCCTGATGCCGTACGCGCAAAAGGACGCCCTCTCCGATGAGGTCCACCAGATGTTGCTCTTCCTGCTCGCGGTGGATACGGGCCTTCCGCGCGTGTCCCCGTTCTTCTTCCGCAGTTTGATGAGGGTCGCGGACGTGGACATACGCGAGACGAAAGACCCGGACCTGCCCAGGGATCTGCGCGACCTGGTGGCCAGGTGCACCCTGGAGGCGGCACCAGAGGCGCAGCCCGGGTGGACGACATTGCGGCGCTGGCTCCGGGATGTCGGGGAGCCGCTGCGCTTCAATCCCAATCTGCCCCTGCTCGCGCACTGGGCCTCGTACGTGGGGCGCTACTCAGTGCGGATGGAGTAGCCCGATGACGATGGGCGGTTCGATGAGCTCCGGAGGCGTGGCGTCCTTGTCATCCGCCACCCACTCCGGCTCGCGCGCCGTCTCCCCGGGCTTCCACGCGCGAGGCACCCGGCGGATGCCGATGGGGTAGAGCCACAGGCGTCCGTCCTTGTCGATCCGCAGCCGCAGGAAGTTCTTCCAGTCCGGGATGGCCAGTGCCGAGAACGCCTCGTTCGGGTGCGCTCCGAAGCCGTTGAGCGAGAGCAGCAGGTAGAGCCCCATCAGCGTCGGTCCGAGCAGGAAGCCCACCGCGAAGACGAGCACCGCCCCGAGCAACTGCTGCGGAACGCTCCCCAGCGGCAGCACGGCGCCCGAGATGGCGAAGGCGGCCCAGAAGGCCAGGAGCGCCCCGGCCAGGTGCGCGCACCCGTGCAGCACTCCCGCCACCCAGCGCCCACGCCCGAAGCGCGCGTCCGCGAAGCCGATCAGCCCCAGGACCAGCAGCGCCGAGAGCAATATCACCCCCGGGTTGACGAGCGCCGCGCCCAGCACGCGCCCCAGGTTCCACGTCACCGTGCCGCCCTCGCGCAGATCCGCCACCTGCATCCAGGACAGCAGCAAGTAGAGCAGTCCCGTGAGCACTCCGAACTTCGGGTTGTGTCCCACGAACCCCAGCGTTCGCCAGCACAGCCTCCGCGACTCCTCCGCCGCCGGGAACGTCTTGCGCTGGGTGAAGCCTTCCGCCAGCTCGCTCTCCTTCCGGGGCACGTGCGTCGGGTGCAGGAAGGCCCCTCCTCCTCCCGCGATGATCTTCTGCCTCCCCTCGGCATTGGCGTGCCGCCGGTAGTGGTGGATGTCCCCCGTCAGGAAGACGCTCACCTTCTTTCCGAACACCTGCTCCTCGAGGAAGTCGAGGTTGTTGTTCAGGTACGAGCGCTCCTTCGGCGCGCGGACCTGCGCCACCAGCCACGCGGGCTCCGCCAGGCACAGGATGATCCGATCCTCCTCCCGCATCCGCTTCGCTATCTCCTGGAAGTAATGCACCTGCGGCTCGTCCAGGTCCGACTCCAGTTGCATGTCCGTGCCGATCAGCCACCACCCGTGCGGTAGCTTCACCGCGAAGTAGCTGCGCCGCTGGTGCGTCTCCCAGCCCGCCGGGTGCCGCCCCTGACAGAACAGCCGCATGAAGGACACCAGCCCGTCGTACCAGTCGTGGTTGCCCGGAATGGCGAACAGGTGCGGCGCCGGCCGCTGCCCTCTCATCGCCGCGGTCCACGGCTTCACCGTGCGCTCCTCGTACTCCCCCACGCTCGCCGTCGGGTACACCTCGTCCCCGCCGAAGACGAGCACCTCGCCTCCTCGCGTCTCGTGGGTCGTCCCCGTCTCGTCCTTCAGTGTCAGCGTCGGCCGGGAGACCGTCTGCGCGATGGTGTACGTGGAGTCCCAGCCATCCCCCATGTCCGCCACGTAGTCGAGCCAGAGCTCCTCTCGCGGACGGCCCGCCGCGTCCACCGAGAAGTCACTCGGCTCCACCTTCGGTGCCGCCAGTGCATCGAGCAGCCGGCGATCCGCCTGGCTCCCGATCGTCGCTGAGATGATGGAGCGCACGCCCGTCTGGGCGAGCACGAGCGGGTCATACCAGCTCACCATCTTCCGGCCCTCCGGCCGCCGTGGGGGCTCGCCCGCGGAGGGCACCGGCGTGGTGAGGACTCGTGGATCTGCGGCCATGACTCTTCCTCCTCGTCCGGTCGGGAAGGGGCGCGCGAATGGGAGCGGGGGGCTCGTTCGAACCTGGGGAAGGGCCGGGTCTCGGTGCAAGGGAATGTCCCCCTCCCGGCCGGAGTGTCGGGTTTCCCGCATGGGGCCAGACGCATCGGGAGAGCGCTCGCGCTCCTCCTCCGGAATACGCGTCGACAA
This is a stretch of genomic DNA from Archangium violaceum. It encodes these proteins:
- a CDS encoding metallophosphoesterase, whose product is MAADPRVLTTPVPSAGEPPRRPEGRKMVSWYDPLVLAQTGVRSIISATIGSQADRRLLDALAAPKVEPSDFSVDAAGRPREELWLDYVADMGDGWDSTYTIAQTVSRPTLTLKDETGTTHETRGGEVLVFGGDEVYPTASVGEYEERTVKPWTAAMRGQRPAPHLFAIPGNHDWYDGLVSFMRLFCQGRHPAGWETHQRRSYFAVKLPHGWWLIGTDMQLESDLDEPQVHYFQEIAKRMREEDRIILCLAEPAWLVAQVRAPKERSYLNNNLDFLEEQVFGKKVSVFLTGDIHHYRRHANAEGRQKIIAGGGGAFLHPTHVPRKESELAEGFTQRKTFPAAEESRRLCWRTLGFVGHNPKFGVLTGLLYLLLSWMQVADLREGGTVTWNLGRVLGAALVNPGVILLSALLVLGLIGFADARFGRGRWVAGVLHGCAHLAGALLAFWAAFAISGAVLPLGSVPQQLLGAVLVFAVGFLLGPTLMGLYLLLSLNGFGAHPNEAFSALAIPDWKNFLRLRIDKDGRLWLYPIGIRRVPRAWKPGETAREPEWVADDKDATPPELIEPPIVIGLLHPH